A genomic region of Pseudomonas sp. MPC6 contains the following coding sequences:
- a CDS encoding aldolase/citrate lyase family protein produces MLRTNLLKQKLSAREPVYGLISSIPAPAAIELIAEAGFDFVIIDMEHVLINPETVENMIRTAESYALTPLVRVADLNPKTLLRLLDGGAQGIVLPMIESAESLADSIRACKYHPQGTRSLNAGRPGAFGKHSLADYIGLANEQIMVVAMIESAEGVRRAAEIAAVPGLDMILEGAADLSQSLGTPWQIDRPEVQQALLASWQAASAAGVPYCAIPRQPGDHQRWLARGVNSFVLGDERGIAFRALQARLAATSAEGK; encoded by the coding sequence ATGCTGAGGACCAATCTGCTCAAGCAGAAACTCAGTGCGAGGGAGCCGGTCTACGGCTTGATCAGTTCGATTCCGGCGCCGGCGGCCATCGAGCTGATTGCCGAAGCCGGTTTCGATTTCGTGATCATCGACATGGAGCACGTGCTGATCAATCCGGAAACCGTGGAGAACATGATCCGCACCGCCGAGAGCTACGCGCTGACACCCCTGGTGCGGGTGGCGGACCTCAACCCGAAAACCTTGCTGCGCCTGCTCGATGGCGGCGCCCAGGGCATCGTGTTGCCGATGATCGAAAGCGCCGAGTCCCTGGCCGACAGCATTCGGGCCTGCAAGTACCACCCCCAGGGCACTCGCAGCCTGAACGCCGGGCGCCCCGGGGCCTTTGGCAAACACAGCCTGGCCGACTACATCGGGCTGGCCAACGAGCAAATCATGGTGGTGGCGATGATCGAAAGTGCCGAAGGCGTGCGCCGGGCGGCCGAGATTGCCGCGGTGCCTGGCCTGGACATGATCCTCGAGGGCGCTGCCGACTTGTCGCAATCGCTGGGCACGCCCTGGCAGATCGACCGGCCCGAGGTGCAGCAGGCGTTGCTCGCCAGCTGGCAGGCCGCCAGTGCCGCCGGTGTGCCGTATTGCGCGATTCCGCGCCAGCCGGGCGATCACCAACGTTGGTTGGCTCGTGGGGTAAACAGTTTTGTTTTGGGTGACGAGCGTGGCATCGCTTTTCGTGCTCTCCAGGCCAGATTGGCCGCCACTTCAGCAGAAGGAAAATAA
- a CDS encoding IucA/IucC family protein translates to MNHPDRKVLSNMVSELATTCALLNCLIKEFALPENCLSYSWPTQMQGIAPGSYLEGLEWKGIPLTIKLPNRQQFFVMVDRRDGLGSHRYLSDVYARRGEGDWSSLRFAEFVEQMLAACEHMTRASNDELLDQVLQSQLLTAAIVGHNSPMAADPLSGYLASEQGLWFGHPNHPAPKARLWPAHLAQETYAPEFQARTPLHLFEVPLEGLSVGANGLSKAQVLAGFADQAQARPGHAVICMHPVQAQLFMQDARVQRLLKSAAIVDLGATGLMANPTASIRTWYIEGHGFFIKGSLNVRITNCVRKNAWYELESALMIDRIFRTLQLTQPETLGGLSVVAEPGLLSWAPHPASEADSHWFREQTGAILRENFCLDTGTDCSIMAGTLFARGLHLRPLVHEFLSRFNGDDLLDQQLLSWFDDYQALLLRPVLALFFNHGIVMEPHLQNSVLVHDNGRPQRLLLRDFEGVKLTGELGASRIDAEVHPRVRESLLYSRQQGWNRIVYCLFVNNLSEAVLALSWERPHLAPLMWQSVEQQLISIRAELTRAAPELDALIAGQPIACKTNLKVRLAAKADRQASYVNLVSPWGKEAQHG, encoded by the coding sequence ATGAATCATCCAGATCGCAAAGTTTTATCGAATATGGTCAGTGAATTGGCGACGACCTGCGCGTTGCTCAATTGCTTGATCAAAGAGTTCGCCTTGCCGGAAAACTGCCTGAGTTACAGTTGGCCGACGCAGATGCAAGGCATCGCCCCGGGCAGTTATCTCGAGGGCCTGGAGTGGAAGGGCATTCCCCTGACCATCAAGCTGCCCAACCGACAGCAGTTCTTTGTGATGGTGGACCGTCGTGATGGTCTCGGCAGCCATCGCTACCTGTCGGATGTCTATGCCCGGCGCGGTGAGGGCGACTGGTCGAGCCTGAGGTTTGCCGAGTTCGTCGAGCAGATGCTCGCGGCGTGCGAACACATGACCCGCGCCAGCAACGACGAGTTGCTGGACCAGGTGTTGCAAAGCCAGTTGCTGACCGCGGCCATCGTCGGCCACAACTCACCGATGGCCGCGGACCCGCTCAGCGGCTACCTGGCCAGCGAGCAGGGCTTGTGGTTCGGCCATCCGAATCACCCGGCACCCAAGGCGCGCCTGTGGCCCGCGCATCTGGCCCAGGAAACCTACGCGCCGGAGTTCCAGGCCCGCACACCGTTGCACCTGTTCGAGGTGCCGCTGGAAGGGCTCAGCGTCGGCGCCAACGGCCTGAGCAAGGCCCAGGTGCTGGCCGGTTTTGCCGATCAGGCGCAGGCGCGGCCCGGGCACGCCGTGATCTGCATGCACCCGGTCCAGGCGCAGTTGTTCATGCAGGACGCCCGGGTGCAGCGCTTGCTGAAATCCGCGGCGATCGTCGATCTGGGCGCCACGGGCCTGATGGCCAATCCCACCGCGTCCATCCGCACCTGGTACATCGAGGGCCACGGGTTTTTCATCAAGGGCTCGCTGAACGTGCGCATCACCAATTGCGTGAGGAAAAACGCCTGGTACGAACTGGAAAGCGCGCTGATGATCGACCGGATCTTCCGCACCCTCCAACTCACGCAGCCGGAAACCCTCGGCGGGCTGTCGGTGGTGGCCGAACCGGGCCTGCTGAGCTGGGCGCCGCACCCGGCCAGCGAAGCCGACAGCCACTGGTTCCGCGAACAGACCGGGGCGATCCTGCGGGAAAACTTCTGCCTCGACACCGGCACCGACTGCAGCATCATGGCCGGCACACTGTTTGCCCGGGGCCTGCATCTACGGCCGTTGGTGCACGAGTTCCTCAGCCGCTTCAACGGCGACGACCTCCTCGACCAACAGCTGTTGAGCTGGTTCGACGACTACCAGGCGCTGTTGCTGCGGCCGGTGCTGGCGCTGTTCTTCAACCACGGCATCGTGATGGAACCGCATCTGCAGAACAGCGTGCTGGTGCATGACAACGGGCGCCCGCAACGCCTGCTGCTGCGGGACTTCGAAGGGGTCAAGCTGACCGGTGAACTGGGCGCTTCGCGAATCGACGCCGAGGTTCATCCGCGGGTGCGCGAGTCGCTGCTCTATTCCCGTCAGCAAGGCTGGAACCGCATCGTCTACTGTCTGTTCGTCAACAACCTGTCCGAGGCGGTGCTGGCCCTGAGCTGGGAGCGGCCGCACCTGGCGCCGCTGATGTGGCAAAGCGTTGAACAGCAACTGATCAGCATCCGCGCCGAATTGACCCGTGCCGCGCCGGAACTGGATGCGCTGATCGCCGGCCAGCCGATTGCCTGCAAGACCAATCTGAAAGTGCGCCTGGCCGCCAAGGCGGATCGCCAGGCCAGCTACGTCAACCTGGTGTCCCCGTGGGGCAAGGAAGCCCAGCATGGATAA
- a CDS encoding type III PLP-dependent enzyme, protein MDKLPATVVAAIDQARIQQEDPLALFIYDLDALAQHVTQVMAALPAGVELYYAIKANSEPQILATVAPLVHGFEISSGGEIDRLQACPTRKPFIFSGPGKLDSDLRAALQHQVEAIHIESLNEIVRLQRLAQEAGRVQDVLLRINPELPSPLSSKLAMAGTATPFGIDESELARAVSWVDNASHLRLKGFHVHAMSHQSQVERHEQLLDLYLQRWPQWKALSALPATITHLNVGGGLGVNYLGPQQFDWQRLCAHLGRSLAACADAPVVRFEPGRFISAFCGYYAIEVLDRKTSHGKHFLVCRGGTHQFRLPVAQGHDHPVIHLPRSRVTPTATQQDWTIVGQLCTPKDVLSRDCPLTGVEIGDMLVLPLAGAYGYNISHADFLCHPRPPQVFVQAAGVAPWD, encoded by the coding sequence ATGGATAAGCTGCCCGCAACGGTCGTGGCCGCCATCGACCAGGCCCGCATTCAGCAGGAAGATCCCCTGGCCCTGTTCATCTATGACCTGGACGCGCTGGCGCAGCACGTGACGCAGGTGATGGCGGCACTCCCTGCAGGCGTGGAGCTTTACTATGCGATCAAGGCCAACAGCGAACCGCAGATCCTCGCCACCGTGGCGCCGTTGGTGCACGGGTTCGAGATTTCCTCCGGGGGCGAGATCGATCGCCTCCAGGCCTGCCCGACACGCAAGCCGTTCATCTTCTCCGGTCCCGGCAAACTGGATTCCGATCTGCGTGCGGCGCTGCAGCATCAGGTCGAAGCGATTCACATCGAAAGCCTGAATGAAATCGTCCGTCTGCAACGGTTGGCCCAGGAAGCGGGACGGGTGCAGGACGTACTGCTGCGGATCAATCCCGAACTGCCGTCGCCGCTGTCGAGCAAACTGGCGATGGCCGGCACCGCCACGCCCTTCGGGATCGATGAGTCGGAACTGGCCCGGGCCGTGAGCTGGGTCGATAACGCCAGCCACCTGCGGCTCAAGGGTTTTCATGTGCACGCGATGTCCCACCAGTCGCAGGTGGAGCGCCACGAGCAATTGCTCGATCTGTACCTGCAGCGTTGGCCGCAATGGAAGGCCTTGTCGGCGCTACCCGCGACTATCACCCACCTCAACGTGGGCGGCGGCCTGGGGGTCAATTACCTCGGCCCGCAGCAATTCGACTGGCAGCGGCTGTGCGCGCACCTGGGGCGGAGCCTGGCAGCCTGTGCCGATGCGCCCGTCGTGCGCTTCGAACCCGGTCGTTTCATCAGTGCCTTCTGCGGCTATTACGCCATCGAAGTGCTGGACCGGAAAACCAGTCACGGCAAGCACTTCCTGGTCTGCCGCGGCGGCACCCATCAGTTCCGGCTGCCGGTGGCCCAAGGGCACGATCACCCGGTCATTCACCTGCCCCGGTCTCGCGTGACACCGACGGCGACTCAGCAGGACTGGACCATCGTCGGGCAGCTCTGTACGCCCAAGGATGTGCTCAGCCGAGACTGCCCGCTGACCGGGGTGGAGATCGGCGACATGCTGGTGCTGCCGCTGGCGGGGGCCTATGGCTACAACATTTCCCACGCCGATTTCCTCTGTCATCCGCGACCGCCGCAGGTGTTTGTGCAAGCAGCCGGAGTCGCCCCGTGGGATTGA
- a CDS encoding DHA2 family efflux MFS transporter permease subunit has translation MTFTVPRWLVVVNVLLGTLTVSLNNSSLNPALPAFMEAFDIGPLLATWIVAAFMVSMGMTMPLTSFLSQRMGRKSLYLWGVALFVCGSLLGALANSIALVIAARVVQGIASGLMIPLSLAIIFSVYAKGERGRVTGLWGAAVMLAPALGPLCGSLMLEWFSWRSLFLMNVPIGLLALILGVGVLPASPASERKPFDLAGYLLIATGIGLLMVAVGRLRHAEALADPFNLGLLLVAILCLVAFVRLELHRAAPLLNLRIFALRGYRLSVIIAVVQSVGMFECLVLLPLLVQMVMGYSAIWTGLSLLCTALFASLFGHLGGKWLDRHGPRGVVFWGLLLTGGATLGLGLLDASASIAAVFMLMMVRGAGLGLSYLPITTAGLDALPEPMVTQGAAMNNISRRLVSSLAIVVASLWLEFRLAGEAGGGVVAMASPGAISEVFMATGILILLALPCAWRFPLPVSDEPAEALPSALEQR, from the coding sequence TTGACCTTTACCGTTCCGCGCTGGCTGGTGGTGGTCAATGTGCTGTTGGGCACGCTGACGGTCAGCCTCAACAACAGCTCGCTGAACCCGGCGTTGCCGGCGTTCATGGAGGCCTTCGACATCGGCCCGTTGTTGGCCACCTGGATCGTCGCCGCGTTCATGGTGAGCATGGGCATGACCATGCCCCTGACCAGTTTTCTCAGCCAGCGCATGGGCCGCAAATCCCTGTATTTGTGGGGCGTGGCGTTGTTTGTCTGCGGTTCGCTGCTGGGGGCGCTGGCCAATTCCATCGCCTTGGTGATTGCCGCGCGGGTGGTGCAAGGCATTGCCAGCGGGCTGATGATTCCGCTGTCCCTGGCGATCATTTTTTCGGTGTACGCCAAGGGCGAGCGGGGCCGGGTCACCGGCCTGTGGGGCGCGGCGGTGATGCTGGCGCCGGCCTTGGGGCCGTTGTGCGGCAGCCTGATGCTGGAGTGGTTCAGCTGGCGTTCGCTGTTCCTGATGAACGTGCCCATCGGCCTGCTGGCGTTGATCCTTGGCGTCGGCGTGCTGCCGGCGTCGCCAGCCTCGGAACGCAAACCCTTCGACCTGGCGGGTTACCTGCTGATCGCGACGGGCATCGGCCTGCTGATGGTCGCCGTGGGGCGCCTGCGTCACGCCGAAGCCCTGGCCGATCCGTTCAACCTCGGCCTGTTGCTGGTGGCGATCCTGTGCCTGGTGGCGTTCGTGCGCCTGGAACTGCACCGCGCCGCGCCGCTGCTCAACCTGCGCATCTTTGCCCTGCGCGGTTATCGCCTGAGCGTGATCATCGCCGTGGTGCAGTCGGTCGGCATGTTCGAGTGCCTGGTGCTGCTGCCCCTGCTGGTGCAGATGGTGATGGGCTACAGCGCGATCTGGACCGGCCTGTCGCTGCTGTGCACGGCCCTGTTCGCCAGCCTGTTCGGCCATCTCGGCGGCAAGTGGCTGGACCGGCACGGCCCGCGCGGCGTGGTGTTCTGGGGGTTGCTGTTGACCGGTGGCGCCACGCTGGGCCTGGGCCTGCTGGATGCCAGCGCTTCAATCGCCGCGGTGTTCATGTTGATGATGGTCCGCGGCGCCGGGCTGGGCCTGTCCTATCTCCCCATCACCACCGCCGGGCTCGATGCCCTGCCTGAACCGATGGTCACCCAGGGCGCGGCGATGAACAACATCTCCCGCCGCCTCGTGTCGTCATTGGCCATCGTGGTCGCTTCGCTGTGGCTGGAATTCCGCCTGGCGGGCGAGGCCGGGGGCGGGGTGGTTGCGATGGCCAGCCCCGGGGCGATCAGCGAGGTGTTCATGGCCACCGGCATCCTGATTCTGCTGGCATTGCCCTGTGCCTGGCGTTTCCCGCTTCCCGTATCCGACGAGCCGGCCGAGGCACTGCCTTCGGCCCTCGAACAGCGTTAA
- a CDS encoding IucA/IucC family protein, translating to MATSSQATHQAAGSAPGVWLATAAPRHYQQVEQRVVGQLLQTLLYENVLPYRHSPLEDGQQRFVVSGVDARQQPVEYRCNGLLSASFELIRLDYASLERVDAAGEHRRPHLHQALAELLGELQDSPHLPRFTHELEQTLLKDLQSRSQGYHAAQPSHQLDVDALEQHFMDAHSYHPCYKSRIGFSLKDNASYGPEFAAPIAIVWLAVAKSCGAMNISRHLDYDGFIQQEFGLQRWQQLAANLRDQGKALDDYWLMPVHPWQWENVIVPVFYPELVSGEVIHLGTTDDRYQAQQSIRTLANVTAKQRPYVKLALSMTNTSSTRILARHTVMNGPIITDWLHQLIRSDSTARDLGLVILGEVVGVSFDYDHLPATRMSQAYGTLGTLWRESIHPYLEDDEQAVPFNGLSSVDNRYGSAEQTPFIDAWITQYGLQAWTRQLLQVAVSPIIHMLYAEGIGMESHGQNIVLIVKQGWPQRIALKDFHDGVRYSPQHLGRPELCPTLVPLPASHAKLNRNSFILTDDLDAVRDFSCDSFFFIALAEMAIFLHQHYQLEESLFWQMTAEVISGYQADHPQHRVRYAAFDVFAPFYEVEELTKRRLLGDGERRFKSVPNPLHAFRPQSC from the coding sequence ATGGCGACTTCTTCACAGGCAACACATCAGGCCGCGGGTTCTGCGCCAGGCGTCTGGCTGGCGACGGCCGCGCCGCGCCACTATCAGCAAGTGGAACAGCGCGTGGTGGGTCAACTGCTGCAAACGCTGCTGTATGAAAACGTCCTGCCGTATCGCCATTCGCCCCTGGAGGATGGCCAGCAGCGTTTTGTCGTCAGCGGCGTCGATGCCCGGCAACAACCGGTGGAGTACCGTTGCAACGGATTGCTCAGCGCCAGCTTCGAGCTGATCCGCCTCGACTATGCCAGCCTCGAGCGCGTGGATGCCGCGGGCGAGCACCGCCGGCCGCATCTGCATCAGGCCTTGGCGGAGTTGTTGGGCGAACTGCAGGACAGCCCGCACCTGCCACGCTTCACCCACGAGCTGGAACAGACCCTGCTCAAGGACCTGCAATCGCGCAGCCAGGGTTATCACGCGGCGCAACCCAGCCATCAGCTGGACGTCGATGCGCTGGAACAGCACTTCATGGACGCCCACAGCTACCACCCTTGCTACAAGTCGCGCATCGGCTTCTCGCTCAAGGACAACGCCAGCTACGGGCCGGAATTTGCCGCGCCCATCGCCATTGTCTGGCTGGCGGTGGCCAAATCCTGCGGGGCGATGAACATTTCCCGGCACCTGGATTACGATGGATTTATCCAGCAGGAATTCGGCCTTCAGCGCTGGCAGCAGCTCGCGGCGAACCTGCGCGACCAAGGCAAGGCGCTGGACGATTACTGGCTGATGCCGGTGCACCCGTGGCAGTGGGAAAACGTCATCGTCCCGGTGTTCTACCCGGAACTGGTCAGCGGTGAAGTGATTCATCTGGGCACCACGGATGATCGCTATCAGGCACAGCAGTCGATCCGCACCCTGGCCAACGTCACGGCAAAACAGCGGCCTTACGTCAAGCTCGCCCTGAGCATGACCAACACCTCCAGCACCCGCATCCTGGCCCGGCACACGGTGATGAACGGCCCGATCATCACCGACTGGCTGCACCAGCTGATCCGCAGCGACAGCACCGCCCGTGACCTTGGCTTGGTGATTCTCGGCGAAGTGGTCGGGGTCAGCTTTGACTACGATCATCTGCCCGCCACGCGGATGTCCCAGGCCTACGGCACCCTGGGCACGCTGTGGCGCGAAAGCATTCACCCGTACCTTGAAGACGATGAGCAAGCGGTGCCGTTCAATGGCTTGAGTTCGGTGGACAATCGCTACGGCAGCGCTGAACAAACGCCGTTCATCGATGCCTGGATCACGCAATACGGCCTGCAGGCCTGGACCCGTCAACTGTTGCAGGTGGCGGTGTCGCCGATCATTCACATGCTGTACGCCGAAGGCATCGGCATGGAATCCCATGGGCAGAACATCGTCCTGATCGTCAAGCAGGGCTGGCCGCAACGCATTGCCTTGAAAGACTTCCACGACGGCGTGCGCTATTCACCGCAGCACCTGGGCCGTCCCGAGCTGTGCCCGACCCTGGTGCCGCTGCCAGCCAGCCACGCCAAGCTCAACCGCAACTCGTTCATCCTCACCGACGACCTGGATGCGGTCCGGGATTTCTCCTGTGATTCGTTCTTTTTCATCGCCCTGGCCGAGATGGCGATCTTCCTGCACCAGCACTACCAGCTGGAAGAGAGCCTGTTCTGGCAGATGACCGCTGAAGTGATCAGCGGCTACCAGGCCGACCATCCGCAACACCGAGTGCGTTATGCGGCGTTTGATGTGTTCGCGCCGTTCTATGAAGTCGAAGAGCTGACCAAGCGCCGCCTGCTGGGCGACGGCGAGCGTCGTTTCAAATCGGTGCCCAATCCGCTGCACGCCTTCCGGCCGCAATCATGCTGA
- a CDS encoding IucA/IucC family protein, whose amino-acid sequence MIFTAMAADKVMQDLVDCLLAEHFFGTEPLNLVAPSAAADQPFTGLSAGQRIWEWPCESQGCIVIALRPGITQQWEKVPGTPVWARRDEQLTELSPEAFTTQVLAGMTDRYPDNEKGFALFLDVLRTSVRQTELSLSHGVDSARLLEKNNADFFLTMEQWASLRDRPYHPLAKAKQGLSETEYQQYQAEFARPVALHWVAVDRTLLQCGDGVTDLAQNYPAQYLLPPLLQADLQQEQQQRGIAGSHVALPVHPWQFEHVLQAQLGDAFARGDCQRLDFTDGDFFATSSLRSMTPCFNSADYLKLPMAIYSLGASRYLPAVKMINGGLSEALLRQALAKDEVLQESLHLCDETKWWAFMPPDATLFDEAPRHLSAMVRGYPPALLADPDTRLVPMAALGTPLPGSNQHFFDDWMTYRQLPASAASVMTLFRELCHSFFDINLRMLRIGMLGEIHGQNAVLVWKAGFAQGLLLRDHDSLRIYVPWLERNGLADPAYRLKKGHANTLYHDRPEDLLFWLQTLGIQVNLRAIIDTLAEVYALPPTRLWKAMGEELNELIDTIEFDAEARTMIKHQVFEAPHWPQKLLLTPMIERAGGPGSMPFGKGQVVNPFHRLDHDA is encoded by the coding sequence ATGATTTTCACCGCAATGGCCGCCGACAAAGTGATGCAGGATCTGGTCGACTGCTTGCTGGCCGAACATTTTTTCGGCACCGAGCCGCTGAACCTGGTGGCGCCCTCGGCTGCGGCCGATCAGCCTTTTACCGGGTTGAGCGCCGGGCAACGGATCTGGGAATGGCCCTGCGAGTCCCAGGGCTGCATCGTCATTGCCCTGCGTCCCGGCATTACCCAGCAATGGGAAAAAGTACCGGGCACGCCGGTATGGGCCCGACGGGATGAGCAGCTGACCGAGCTGTCGCCCGAGGCCTTCACCACCCAGGTGCTGGCCGGGATGACCGATCGCTACCCGGACAATGAAAAGGGCTTTGCGCTGTTCCTCGATGTGCTGCGCACCAGCGTGCGGCAAACCGAGTTGTCCCTGAGCCATGGGGTCGACAGCGCGCGCTTGCTGGAAAAAAACAACGCGGATTTCTTCCTGACCATGGAGCAGTGGGCGTCGCTGCGAGATCGTCCTTATCACCCGCTGGCCAAGGCCAAGCAGGGGTTGAGCGAGACGGAATATCAACAGTACCAGGCCGAGTTCGCGCGCCCGGTGGCGTTGCATTGGGTGGCGGTCGATCGCACCTTGCTGCAGTGCGGCGACGGGGTGACGGACCTGGCGCAGAATTACCCCGCCCAGTACCTGTTGCCGCCGCTGTTGCAGGCCGACCTGCAGCAAGAGCAGCAACAGCGGGGCATTGCCGGGAGCCATGTGGCGCTGCCCGTGCACCCATGGCAGTTCGAGCATGTGCTGCAAGCGCAGCTCGGCGACGCGTTTGCCCGCGGCGACTGCCAGCGACTGGACTTCACCGACGGTGACTTCTTCGCCACCTCGTCGTTGCGCTCGATGACCCCGTGCTTCAACAGTGCCGACTACCTCAAGTTGCCGATGGCGATCTATTCCCTCGGCGCCTCGCGTTACCTGCCCGCGGTGAAGATGATCAACGGCGGCCTGAGTGAAGCCTTGCTGCGCCAGGCGCTGGCCAAGGATGAGGTCCTGCAAGAGTCCCTGCACCTGTGCGATGAAACCAAGTGGTGGGCGTTCATGCCGCCGGACGCGACACTGTTCGACGAGGCGCCGCGCCACCTCTCGGCCATGGTCCGTGGCTATCCACCGGCGCTGCTGGCAGACCCGGACACTCGCCTGGTGCCCATGGCGGCGCTCGGAACGCCACTGCCCGGCAGCAACCAGCACTTTTTCGATGACTGGATGACCTACCGCCAACTGCCGGCCAGCGCCGCGTCGGTGATGACCCTGTTCCGCGAGCTGTGCCACAGCTTCTTCGACATCAACCTGCGGATGTTGCGCATCGGCATGCTCGGGGAAATCCACGGGCAGAACGCGGTGCTGGTGTGGAAGGCCGGCTTCGCCCAGGGCCTGCTGTTGCGCGATCACGATTCGCTGCGCATCTACGTGCCGTGGCTGGAACGCAACGGCCTGGCCGACCCGGCCTACCGGCTGAAGAAGGGCCACGCCAACACGCTGTACCACGATCGCCCCGAAGACTTGCTGTTCTGGTTGCAGACCCTGGGTATTCAGGTCAACCTCCGCGCCATTATCGATACGCTGGCTGAGGTTTACGCCTTGCCGCCGACCCGGTTGTGGAAAGCAATGGGCGAGGAACTCAACGAGCTGATCGACACCATCGAGTTTGATGCCGAGGCGCGAACCATGATCAAGCACCAGGTGTTCGAAGCGCCGCACTGGCCGCAGAAATTGCTGCTGACCCCGATGATCGAACGGGCGGGCGGCCCTGGCAGCATGCCGTTTGGCAAAGGCCAGGTGGTCAACCCGTTCCACAGGCTCGATCACGATGCCTGA
- a CDS encoding diaminobutyrate--2-oxoglutarate transaminase: MLNDGVLHSNPLQKTNADYLARQSKFESNVRSYPRKLPLAIAKAHGLWVTDVEGHVYLDCLAGAGTLALGHNHPAVMASLDSFLASGLPMHTLDLTTAVKDAFSETLLSLLPNQGRDYCLQFCGPSGADAVEAALKLAKTYTGRSNIISFSGAYHGMTHGALALTGNTAPKNAIASLMPGVQFMPYPHEYRCPLGIGGEAGVEALTHYFTQFIDDVESGVSLPAAVILEAVQGEGGVNCAPASWLRAIREVTRKHGILLILDEVQTGFGRTGKMFAFEHAGIEPDLIVMSKAVGGGLPMAVLGIRREFDAWEPGNHAGTFRGNQMAMAAGLATLQVLQQQNLAAQAERQGQWLKDRLLELQAHYPALGQVRGRGLMLGIEIVDERQPADRHGHYPMDPALAAAIQQQCFKQGLLLERGGRQGNVIRLLPPLIIDDEQCRQVIQRFDNAVAAAVVQLRT; the protein is encoded by the coding sequence ATGTTGAATGATGGCGTATTGCACTCTAATCCACTGCAAAAAACCAATGCCGACTATCTGGCTCGACAAAGCAAATTCGAATCCAATGTGCGCAGTTATCCCCGCAAGTTGCCACTGGCCATCGCCAAGGCACACGGGCTCTGGGTCACTGATGTCGAGGGCCATGTTTACCTCGATTGCCTGGCCGGTGCCGGCACCCTGGCCCTGGGCCACAATCACCCGGCCGTCATGGCCAGCCTCGACAGCTTCCTCGCTTCAGGCCTGCCGATGCACACGCTGGACCTGACCACCGCGGTCAAGGACGCCTTCAGCGAAACCCTGCTCAGCCTGCTGCCGAACCAGGGCCGTGATTACTGCCTGCAATTTTGCGGGCCGTCCGGGGCGGATGCGGTGGAGGCTGCGCTGAAACTGGCCAAGACCTATACCGGTCGCAGCAACATCATCAGCTTTTCGGGGGCCTACCATGGCATGACCCACGGCGCCCTGGCCCTGACCGGCAACACTGCGCCGAAAAATGCCATCGCCAGCCTGATGCCCGGGGTGCAGTTCATGCCGTACCCCCACGAGTATCGTTGCCCGCTGGGCATTGGCGGTGAGGCCGGGGTCGAGGCCTTGACTCACTATTTCACCCAGTTCATCGACGACGTCGAAAGCGGCGTGTCACTGCCGGCGGCGGTGATCCTGGAAGCGGTGCAGGGCGAGGGCGGAGTCAACTGCGCCCCGGCCAGCTGGCTGCGGGCGATCCGCGAGGTGACACGCAAGCACGGCATCCTGTTGATCCTCGACGAAGTGCAGACCGGTTTCGGCCGCACCGGCAAAATGTTCGCCTTCGAGCACGCCGGGATCGAGCCGGACCTGATCGTCATGTCCAAGGCGGTCGGCGGCGGGTTGCCCATGGCGGTGCTGGGCATCCGTCGGGAATTCGACGCCTGGGAGCCCGGCAACCACGCCGGGACCTTCCGCGGCAACCAGATGGCCATGGCCGCCGGGTTGGCGACGTTGCAGGTGCTGCAACAGCAAAACCTCGCCGCCCAGGCCGAGCGCCAAGGTCAGTGGCTCAAGGACCGGTTGCTCGAGTTGCAGGCGCATTACCCGGCCCTGGGCCAGGTGCGTGGGCGTGGCCTGATGCTGGGCATCGAGATCGTCGACGAGCGCCAGCCGGCCGATCGCCACGGGCATTACCCGATGGACCCGGCGCTGGCTGCGGCCATCCAGCAACAATGCTTCAAACAAGGCCTGTTGCTGGAACGCGGGGGGCGCCAGGGCAATGTCATTCGTTTGTTGCCGCCGTTGATTATCGACGATGAACAATGCCGGCAAGTGATCCAGCGTTTTGATAACGCCGTGGCGGCAGCGGTCGTGCAATTACGCACTTGA